In Bacillus sp. NP247, one DNA window encodes the following:
- the ilvD gene encoding dihydroxy-acid dehydratase produces MRSDMIKKGFDKAPHRSLLKATGLKDEDFDKPFVAICNSFIEIIPGHKHLNEFGKLVKEAVRAAGMVPFEFNTIGVDDGIAMGHIGMRYSLPSREIIADSVETVVNAHWFDGMICIPNCDKITPGMMMAALRVNIPTVFVSGGPMAAGKTSKGEVVDLSSVFEGVGAYQSGKITEEELKDIEDHGCPSCGSCSGMFTANSMNCLCEVLGLALPGNGSILAIDPRREELIKQAAEKLKILIERDIKPRDIVTEEAIDDAFALDMAMGGSTNTVLHTLALAQEAGLDYDMNRIDAVSRRVPHLCKVSPASNWHMEDIDRAGGISAILKEMSRKEGVLHLDRITATGQTLRENIAHAEIQDKEVIHSLENPHSEEGGLRILKGNLAKDGAVIKSGATEVKRFEGSCVIFNSQDEALAGIMLGKVKKGDVVVIRYEGPRGGPGMPEMLAPTSAIAGMGLGADVALLTDGRFSGASRGISVGHISPEAAAGGTIALLEQGDIVCIDVEERLLEVRVSDEELDKRKKEWKRPEPKVKTGWLGRYAQMVTSANTGAVLKIPNFD; encoded by the coding sequence ATGAGAAGTGACATGATTAAAAAAGGTTTTGATAAAGCTCCGCATCGTAGTTTATTAAAAGCAACTGGTTTAAAAGATGAAGATTTTGATAAACCATTCGTAGCAATTTGTAATTCTTTTATTGAAATTATTCCAGGTCATAAGCATTTAAATGAGTTTGGAAAACTCGTAAAAGAAGCAGTACGTGCAGCAGGCATGGTTCCATTTGAATTTAATACAATCGGAGTAGATGATGGAATTGCGATGGGGCATATTGGTATGCGTTATTCGCTTCCGAGTCGTGAAATTATTGCAGATTCAGTAGAAACAGTTGTAAATGCACATTGGTTTGATGGAATGATTTGTATTCCAAACTGCGACAAAATTACGCCAGGTATGATGATGGCTGCACTTCGTGTAAACATTCCAACTGTTTTTGTTTCAGGTGGACCGATGGCAGCGGGGAAAACATCTAAAGGGGAAGTTGTCGATTTGAGTTCTGTTTTTGAAGGGGTAGGAGCCTATCAATCTGGGAAAATTACAGAAGAAGAATTAAAGGATATTGAAGATCATGGCTGTCCATCTTGTGGTTCTTGTTCCGGTATGTTTACAGCGAACTCTATGAACTGTTTATGTGAAGTGTTAGGCTTAGCTCTTCCTGGTAACGGGAGTATTTTAGCGATTGATCCAAGACGTGAGGAGTTAATTAAACAAGCAGCAGAAAAATTGAAAATTTTAATTGAAAGAGATATTAAACCACGCGACATTGTAACAGAAGAAGCAATTGATGATGCGTTTGCACTTGATATGGCGATGGGTGGATCAACGAATACAGTATTACACACGTTAGCACTCGCACAAGAGGCGGGATTAGATTACGATATGAACCGCATTGATGCAGTTTCAAGGCGTGTACCGCATTTATGTAAAGTAAGTCCAGCTTCTAATTGGCATATGGAAGATATCGATCGTGCGGGCGGGATTAGTGCAATTTTGAAAGAGATGAGCCGAAAAGAAGGGGTACTCCATCTTGATCGTATAACTGCTACTGGGCAAACGTTACGAGAAAATATCGCTCATGCAGAGATTCAAGATAAGGAAGTGATTCATTCTCTCGAAAATCCTCATAGTGAAGAAGGAGGATTACGTATATTAAAAGGGAACCTTGCGAAAGACGGAGCGGTTATTAAAAGCGGGGCAACAGAAGTAAAACGATTTGAAGGATCTTGCGTTATTTTTAATTCACAAGATGAGGCGCTTGCCGGCATTATGCTTGGGAAAGTTAAGAAAGGGGATGTAGTTGTTATTCGCTATGAAGGACCAAGAGGCGGACCTGGTATGCCGGAAATGTTAGCACCAACATCAGCAATTGCTGGTATGGGATTAGGAGCTGATGTTGCACTTTTAACTGATGGTCGTTTCTCTGGTGCTTCACGTGGTATTTCAGTAGGGCACATTTCACCAGAAGCTGCTGCGGGAGGAACGATTGCACTTCTTGAACAAGGAGATATCGTTTGTATCGATGTTGAGGAACGTTTGTTAGAAGTGAGAGTTAGCGATGAGGAATTAGATAAACGTAAAAAAGAATGGAAACGACCGGAACCAAAAGTGAAAACTGGCTGGCTTGGACGTTATGCGCAGATGGTAACATCGGCGAATACAGGCGCAGTTCTGAAAATTCCGAATTTTGATTGA